A region of Thiofilum sp. DNA encodes the following proteins:
- a CDS encoding HD domain-containing protein, producing MQTNALLNATDLSNRLAFIQAAQSLKEVLRSAYTANGRQESTAEHTWRLALLIMVLADQLPELDLLKTLKMAVIHDLGEAIQGDIPAIMQEGVSNKSAQERQDLATLLQPLPNRLQQEFLMLWDEYDQASSPEALAVKALDKLETLIQHNQGLNPADFNYAFNLSYGKQYTDQHHLFAALRELVDQDTQAKVLGQ from the coding sequence ATGCAGACCAATGCTCTCCTCAATGCTACAGATTTATCAAACCGCCTCGCTTTTATTCAAGCGGCTCAAAGCCTTAAAGAGGTACTACGTAGCGCCTATACCGCCAATGGACGGCAAGAAAGTACCGCAGAGCACACATGGCGCTTAGCCCTATTGATCATGGTATTAGCGGATCAATTGCCTGAATTAGATTTACTGAAAACACTCAAAATGGCGGTCATTCATGATTTAGGTGAGGCGATTCAGGGTGATATTCCAGCGATTATGCAGGAAGGGGTAAGCAATAAATCGGCTCAAGAACGCCAAGATCTAGCTACCCTATTGCAACCTTTACCTAATCGTTTGCAGCAAGAGTTTTTAATGCTTTGGGACGAGTATGATCAAGCGAGTAGCCCAGAGGCTTTAGCGGTTAAAGCCTTGGATAAACTAGAGACATTAATTCAGCATAATCAAGGCTTAAATCCAGCCGATTTTAATTACGCCTTTAATTTGAGCTACGGCAAACAGTATACCGATCAGCATCACTTATTTGCAGCCTTACGCGAGCTGGTTGATCAGGACACGCAAGCTAAAGTACTGGGGCAATGA
- a CDS encoding mechanosensitive ion channel — MENILAPITNMLGPWASSKLGHALIGLLILVVGLFIVSIIAGFFRRLLTRVGFLERTNLARPIATLIKAVLTLFVLLAVLQHFGLTGVMEPLKAMVNKFVAVVPNIIGAGVIGYAGWIIAKIVSSLAGVGLKRVDQHIISRTGNTDIKLAKFGSTFIFAALLLPILVAALGVLNIPAITVPASAMINKLMAAVPNIIGAAVILIVSYFAAKFVTYILSGILSGLGVDSLPQRLGIYSVFTPRFTLTKLINYAIMFFAMLTATTAAVSTLGIDIVSNIFARVLEFGGSILVGALILVVGYALSTLAYNKLLATTSVVVANIARFGILGLVLAMGLRAMGLADNIVNMAFGFTLGAVAVALAIAFGLGGREAARAIANYWAQRVLKNR, encoded by the coding sequence ATGGAAAATATACTAGCACCTATTACTAATATGCTAGGCCCTTGGGCGAGTAGTAAATTAGGTCATGCTTTAATCGGCTTATTAATTCTAGTGGTGGGCTTATTTATTGTCAGTATTATTGCTGGGTTCTTTAGGCGACTATTAACGCGAGTAGGGTTTTTAGAGCGAACTAATTTAGCGCGTCCTATTGCTACTTTAATTAAAGCGGTACTAACACTGTTTGTATTACTCGCAGTGCTACAACATTTTGGCTTGACGGGTGTAATGGAACCCTTAAAAGCGATGGTGAATAAGTTTGTCGCGGTAGTGCCGAATATTATTGGTGCGGGTGTCATTGGCTATGCAGGCTGGATCATTGCAAAAATTGTATCAAGTCTTGCAGGAGTAGGTTTAAAGCGAGTAGATCAACATATTATCTCACGTACTGGCAATACCGATATTAAATTAGCTAAGTTTGGTAGTACATTTATATTTGCGGCTCTACTATTACCGATTTTAGTGGCTGCTTTAGGAGTATTAAATATTCCAGCGATTACTGTGCCTGCCTCAGCGATGATTAATAAACTAATGGCGGCTGTACCCAATATTATTGGTGCGGCGGTTATTTTGATAGTGTCTTATTTTGCAGCTAAATTTGTGACCTATATTCTTAGTGGAATCTTATCTGGCTTAGGAGTGGATTCATTGCCACAGCGTTTAGGCATTTATAGTGTGTTTACACCTCGCTTTACTCTAACTAAGTTAATTAATTACGCTATTATGTTTTTTGCTATGCTTACGGCTACTACAGCGGCGGTTAGTACTTTAGGGATTGATATTGTTTCTAATATTTTTGCACGAGTATTAGAATTTGGCGGTAGCATTTTAGTAGGGGCCTTAATTTTAGTAGTCGGTTATGCTTTAAGTACCTTGGCTTATAATAAATTACTCGCAACCACCAGTGTAGTAGTAGCGAATATCGCTCGCTTTGGTATATTAGGTTTAGTGCTCGCTATGGGCTTAAGAGCTATGGGCTTGGCGGATAATATTGTCAATATGGCCTTTGGTTTTACCCTTGGTGCAGTAGCGGTGGCATTAGCGATTGCGTTTGGTCTAGGTGGACGCGAAGCAGCTCGGGCAATTGCTAATTATTGGGCACAGCGGGTATTGAAAAATCGCTGA
- a CDS encoding OmpA family protein: MSNQDDSTFMPVTAEPHLFEYGIAGAAVLFFGWLYYWLNTPNIAPTLPITSSAVVAAPTTAPLSPLPLALDTSALSVTPKANLADASLTAAPITTPVALDTATATVPSTPLIGTNIDAPAVTLPGNELNQLRAELSAQQQTELANLRMELNTAHELALNQVRTEMTERQQSEINQLRTQLAAQTSQVPQPTSTVTVTTEVTTPSVTNAPVATPVAPIAAVPAVEPVPTVVSPPVELNVTPPAKPEPIAIVETTTEPTPDLVQFEQQLTNQLKQPVFGQPLVLDQITFDFGSTALNTAAMNQLKVAAQSLNQYPNANILIRSHTDNIGDFNNNSILSLMRSNNIKNELVKLGVTGSRIRIEGVGPLNPIASNDTEEGRRKNRRTEIIVTE, encoded by the coding sequence ATGTCTAATCAAGATGATTCCACTTTTATGCCGGTCACAGCCGAGCCGCACTTATTTGAATATGGTATTGCTGGGGCGGCGGTATTGTTTTTTGGTTGGTTATATTATTGGCTTAATACGCCTAATATAGCCCCAACCTTACCTATTACCTCCTCTGCGGTAGTCGCAGCACCTACTACAGCACCCTTATCACCCTTACCCTTAGCACTAGATACCAGCGCTTTGTCTGTTACCCCTAAGGCTAATCTAGCCGATGCCTCATTGACTGCGGCTCCTATAACAACACCTGTTGCGCTAGATACAGCCACTGCTACAGTGCCTAGTACGCCATTGATAGGTACTAATATAGACGCACCTGCGGTAACGCTGCCTGGTAATGAGTTAAATCAATTACGTGCCGAGTTAAGTGCTCAACAACAGACAGAATTAGCCAATTTGCGCATGGAACTCAATACTGCTCATGAGTTAGCCCTGAATCAAGTACGTACTGAAATGACCGAGCGCCAGCAGTCTGAAATCAATCAGCTACGTACTCAATTAGCAGCGCAGACTTCTCAAGTACCTCAACCCACTAGCACCGTGACTGTAACCACAGAGGTCACTACTCCTAGCGTTACAAACGCGCCAGTAGCTACTCCCGTTGCGCCTATTGCTGCGGTTCCGGCTGTGGAGCCAGTGCCGACTGTGGTGTCGCCACCCGTGGAATTAAATGTAACTCCACCTGCCAAGCCTGAGCCTATTGCTATTGTAGAAACAACTACTGAGCCTACACCGGATCTAGTGCAGTTTGAACAGCAATTAACTAATCAATTAAAACAACCCGTTTTCGGTCAGCCATTAGTATTAGATCAGATCACTTTCGATTTTGGTTCAACGGCTTTAAATACGGCTGCAATGAATCAACTTAAAGTCGCAGCACAAAGCCTTAACCAATATCCTAATGCTAATATTTTGATTCGTAGTCATACCGATAATATCGGTGACTTTAATAACAATTCTATTTTATCCCTAATGCGTAGTAACAATATTAAAAATGAATTGGTGAAGTTGGGTGTAACAGGTAGTCGTATTCGCATAGAAGGCGTAGGGCCATTAAATCCTATCGCTAGTAATGATACCGAAGAGGGACGGCGTAAAAATCGTCGTACCGAAATTATCGTGACAGAATAA
- a CDS encoding CoA-acylating methylmalonate-semialdehyde dehydrogenase, with amino-acid sequence MQTLGNFIHGKRVSSESSRMAPVFNPATGEQTKQVSLATAEETRAAISTAQAAFNEWSKTPPLRRARVMFKFKELLEQHKDELAALITSEHGKVLSDAHGELTRGLEVVEFACGIPHLLKGEHSLNVGTGVDSHTLMQPLGVCAGISPFNFPMMVPMWMFPVALACGNTFVMKPSEKDPSPALRMAELLKEAGLPDGVFNVVNGDKEAVDVLLTDPRIQAVSFVGSTPIAEYIYSTGSAHGKRVQALGGAKNHMIIMPDADEDQVVSSLMGAAYGSAGERCMAISVAVCVGNEVADKLVQRLAQEIDVMKVGNGLDQDEPHMGPLVTKEHAAKVKSYIDQGVAEGATLVRDGRQFVAKGYETGYFVGPTLFDQVQQGMRIHNEEIFGPVLSVMRVNTYAEALAIINHHEYGNGTAIFTRDGDTARQFCEEVQVGMVGVNVPIPVPMAFHSFGGWKRSIFGPLNVHGPDGVRFYTRMKTITSRWPTGIRAGNEFSMPTMK; translated from the coding sequence ATGCAAACCTTAGGTAATTTTATTCACGGTAAACGCGTTAGCAGTGAAAGTAGCCGTATGGCTCCGGTATTTAATCCCGCAACGGGCGAGCAAACTAAACAAGTATCCCTCGCGACAGCGGAAGAAACTCGTGCTGCGATTAGCACTGCACAAGCGGCTTTTAATGAGTGGAGCAAAACCCCACCGCTACGTCGTGCACGCGTGATGTTTAAATTCAAGGAATTACTAGAGCAACATAAGGACGAACTCGCCGCCTTAATCACCTCAGAACATGGCAAAGTACTCTCTGATGCCCACGGTGAACTCACACGAGGTTTAGAAGTCGTTGAATTTGCTTGTGGTATTCCGCATTTACTCAAAGGTGAGCATTCGCTCAATGTCGGAACAGGAGTAGACAGCCATACCCTGATGCAACCCTTAGGCGTCTGTGCGGGTATTTCACCATTTAATTTCCCGATGATGGTTCCGATGTGGATGTTTCCGGTTGCCCTCGCCTGCGGTAATACCTTTGTCATGAAACCCTCGGAAAAAGATCCCTCCCCCGCTTTGCGTATGGCTGAGCTATTAAAAGAAGCGGGCTTACCTGATGGCGTGTTCAATGTGGTGAATGGGGATAAAGAAGCGGTCGACGTATTGCTCACCGATCCACGTATTCAAGCGGTGAGCTTTGTAGGTTCGACCCCGATTGCTGAATATATCTATTCCACCGGCTCAGCACATGGCAAACGAGTTCAAGCCTTAGGGGGAGCAAAAAACCATATGATCATTATGCCCGATGCTGATGAGGATCAAGTGGTTAGCTCACTCATGGGAGCGGCTTATGGTTCGGCAGGTGAGCGCTGCATGGCGATTTCGGTAGCGGTTTGCGTGGGCAATGAGGTTGCAGATAAATTAGTGCAACGCTTAGCTCAAGAAATTGATGTTATGAAAGTAGGCAATGGCTTAGATCAAGATGAGCCACATATGGGACCACTGGTTACCAAAGAACACGCTGCAAAAGTGAAAAGCTATATTGATCAGGGTGTTGCTGAGGGTGCGACTTTAGTACGAGACGGGCGTCAATTTGTAGCGAAAGGGTATGAAACCGGTTATTTCGTAGGACCTACGCTATTTGATCAGGTACAACAGGGCATGCGTATTCATAATGAGGAGATTTTTGGTCCCGTACTCAGCGTGATGCGCGTCAATACCTATGCGGAAGCACTCGCTATTATTAATCATCATGAATACGGCAATGGTACTGCGATTTTTACCCGTGATGGTGATACCGCACGTCAATTCTGTGAAGAAGTACAAGTTGGTATGGTAGGAGTCAATGTGCCCATTCCAGTTCCAATGGCGTTTCATAGCTTTGGCGGTTGGAAGCGCTCTATTTTCGGCCCACTGAATGTACATGGACCTGACGGGGTACGCTTTTATACTCGGATGAAAACGATTACCAGTCGTTGGCCTACTGGCATTCGAGCGGGTAATGAGTTTTCCATGCCGACCATGAAATAA
- the iolE gene encoding myo-inosose-2 dehydratase, with the protein MSVTIGINPLTWTNDDLPDLGADTPLETCLSEGKQAGYAGFELGNKFPRTPEALAPILDAHGLKLVSGWFSGRLLEHSLDEEKAAIQDHLHLLKSLGAKVMVYCEVTGCVHSDRNAPLSKRPTLAAEQWEPWCEQLNQLAAYTKAQGVQLAYHHHMGTVIQSESDIDRLMALTTPDLGLLLDTGHLTYAGGDPIAVQQRHATRINHVHCKDVRRAVLDDALNRDRSFLTAVLDGVFTVPGDGCVDYPTLFKGLKAANYQGWLVVEAEQDPAVAHPLTYATMGFRHLRQLCDQAGIDVQA; encoded by the coding sequence ATGAGCGTAACGATTGGTATTAATCCCCTCACTTGGACTAATGACGACCTACCTGATTTAGGCGCTGATACTCCACTGGAAACCTGCCTTAGTGAAGGTAAACAAGCGGGCTATGCAGGGTTTGAGTTAGGCAATAAATTTCCTCGTACCCCTGAAGCCCTCGCCCCTATTCTGGATGCGCATGGTTTAAAACTGGTATCGGGTTGGTTTAGTGGACGTTTATTAGAGCACAGTCTGGATGAGGAAAAAGCAGCCATTCAAGATCATTTGCATCTATTAAAATCATTAGGTGCTAAGGTCATGGTGTATTGCGAAGTAACCGGCTGCGTACACAGTGATCGTAATGCACCTTTATCGAAGCGCCCAACACTGGCTGCTGAGCAGTGGGAACCTTGGTGTGAACAACTGAATCAATTAGCTGCTTATACTAAAGCTCAAGGGGTACAACTCGCCTACCATCACCACATGGGCACTGTTATTCAAAGCGAGAGTGATATTGATCGTCTTATGGCGCTTACGACTCCAGACTTAGGCTTATTACTCGATACTGGACACCTTACCTATGCAGGTGGTGATCCTATTGCTGTACAACAACGCCATGCCACCCGTATTAATCATGTGCACTGCAAAGACGTGCGTCGAGCGGTATTAGACGATGCGTTAAACCGAGATCGTAGCTTTTTAACTGCGGTATTGGATGGTGTCTTTACCGTGCCGGGGGATGGTTGCGTGGATTATCCGACCTTATTTAAGGGTTTAAAAGCGGCTAACTATCAAGGTTGGCTAGTGGTTGAAGCCGAACAAGATCCTGCTGTTGCTCATCCCCTGACCTATGCCACAATGGGTTTTCGCCATTTACGGCAATTATGCGATCAAGCAGGGATTGACGTACAAGCTTAA